Genomic window (Jeotgalibaca ciconiae):
CATTGATTTCTTGTTCTGTCATCGATAATCTTTTAACCGTTACTTTATTGCTGTCTTCTACTATGATTTTTCCTTTATCACCAAATATTTCCAGACGATCTGTCCCGATCAAATCGTGCGTACAAGTGATGAAGACACCTGTTGCACCATTTCCATAATCCAATACAGCTGTTACTTCATCTTCAACAGCAATATCACGCTGGTAACCATTTGTCGTTTTTGCATAGACAGATTTTGGTACTCCTGCGATCCATTGAAGAAGATCAAGCTGATGCGGTGCTTGGTTTACGAGAACGCCGCCCCCTTCTGCTCCCCAAGTTGCACGCCATTCGCTTTGATTATAATATGCTTGCGGACGATACCATGTTGTAATAATCCAATTTGTGCGACGAATCGCTCCAATTTCTCCATTAGTAACAATTTCTTTGATGCGTTGATATAACGGATTGTTTCGTTGGTTGAACATTATTGCATAGGTTACATCTTCTTTTGATGCTGCATATTCATTTAGTTCTTTTACTTGCTTTGTATACACACCTGCTGGCTTCTCATTCAATACGTGAATCCCTTTCCCTAATGCATACATCGCAATCTCGGGATGGAAATAATGGGGAACAGTGGTAATAATTGCTTCCACTTCTCCACTGTCAATCATTTCTTTGTAGTTAGAAAAAATAGCTTTTTCAGGATACTTTTCTTTAAGGCTTGTAATCTTTTCTGGATCAATATCACAGAAAGCCACTAAATCCATGCTTGGAACCATTCCATCTTCGATAAACTTTGTATAATACGAACCTTGTGTTCCAGCACCAATAATTCCAAATTTAAGTTTCTTCTCCATTTAAAAAGCTCCTTTTCCGTTTGTATATTGATTATTTTTTCTATATTGGCTCGGGGTCATGCCTACATTTTGTTTAAAAAATCTGCTAAAATGGGCATCGCTTTCAAAACCGTGTTCAAAAGCAATTACTTTAATTGACTTTGAATGATCATTCAATAACGCGTATCGTGCTTGTGACAAACGATATCCCATCACATAGTGCATAATGGTATAGCCGGTAATTTCTTTAAATACATGGGAAAGATAAGATTTACTTAGATTTAAAGTACTTGCTACATCTTCGATTGTAAAAGACTCACGGTAATGCTCAAAAACATAGGAAGAGATTTCTTCAGCGATTTTGGTTCTTTCATCTTCATAGTTTTGTGCTTTATCCATGACTCTTACCGTCGCCGAGTCAATTTTCAATAGAATTTGCACTAAAGCTAATTTTCGCTTTGCCTCATTTTTATAAGAAGAGTCTAAAGCATCAAGTTTCTTCATTGCCAAAAACATATTTTCAATACTGACAAGATCTTCTTTTTCGAATGTCCGAATTAATCCGTTACGATTTTCAGTAAAGAATTTTAACAAATCATCAATTTGTAAATCTGCTAATAAGGGCTCTATCCACTTAGCATCAAAATGAATAACACTTCGTTCATAATTTTCTTCGTTGCCGAAAACATAAGCTCGATGAACAGTCATGCCATCCATCATTAATAAATCTCCGGGATGAAGGTAATAAATTTGATTTCCGACCAAAAAGCGACAATTCCCTCCATGAAACAAGAAAATTTCATATTCCGAATGGGTATGGAAGTCTAGCCCCTGCACATTGCCTTTCTGCCGGTAATTTGCTTTTAATTTTCCAGAAATCTTTATCCCCCCTTATATTGAATTCACTAGTCATTATATCAATTCCATTTTTGTATTAACAATGACTAATAGTGCTTTCATTCTTGTTTTATTGACTAGAACTCTTATCCTTGGTATTAGAATCTTTTTTAGCGGTTCTTTAGCATATAGTTAGCTTTTCGTGGTTAATTAGAAAAACTTTAGTAAACTCAGCATAACGAAACTGACCCAAAAAGGTCAGTCACGTTCTTCCCTATCCTTAATTTCTTTGAAGAAACTGGCGTACATCTCTTCGTACTCTTCAACAGCAGGTTAATTTTTTCCTGTTGCATTCAACTGATTGTTTTTGTATTCCTTTGGTGTGACGCCAATATTACTTTTGAAATAACGACAAGAATGTGTAATACCTTTAAAACCACAATCATGAAGTTTATCTATAATTTGGATAAGGATACTGTTACAAAAATGCAAATTTCTTTAAGCCGGGAAGATTGAGAAGTTCGAAAGACATCAATTATAATAAGCAACAAAAAACGAGCTGGGTAATTTCCCATCTCGTTTTTTGCTTCTATATTTTTTTTATAGACTAGGGGATTATAAGTTCAGCCATCAATGTCTAGCTTCCAAGTCCTGACCTAGTGAAAAAAAGATAAATTTGCCCCATTGCGCGCTTCGCTGCTCGCTAACGCATATCATTCGACTAACCCGCTGAAGCGTGAAGTCTCCTGACAATTCAGGGTCAAATTTCCTATTTTTTCATAGATCAAGGCGGACTTGTCCGCTTTTCTTATTAATCATATTTGCTTAATAAATCGTGGAATTCTTTTTTCAGACTTTCTTGGTACTCACCAGCATATTCACCATTCATGAATTTAGGTAATGCTTCGTTTACCAAACGGTCCCATGATTCTTTTTCTTTCCTGAATAAAATTGGGTAGTAGTAAACACCATTCTCGTCAGCAGCTGCTTCATCTCCAGGCGCATCACCAACCATCAATACATGTTTTGTATCGTACCCTTTTGTCAATAAGTCTGCAATTGCTTCTGCCTTGCTGCCGCGATCTTGTGCATAAAAAGCATCAACCGAATCCAACAAATCATGGCGGATCCATTCACTTTCGACAGCTTCTTTATTTGCAGAACTTACGATCGCTACATCAGTCAACTGTGTAATGTGTGCCAAACCTTTTTTTACGCCTTCGAATGGACGATCTTCGCCAACTAATTCTGTTTCAATAGCATGGTTAACGCGCTTGCTCCAGTCGTATGTCTTTTCGAGATCTTCAGAAGGACTGTCTGCAATTAATTGTTCCAATGCATCGTTGGAAAGGGAACTTGCTGTTTCAGCCCAATTTTTCAAAGCGGTGATGTCACCTAAATCTTCGCCACGGTTCTGTGCATTCAATAGAGCCATTACCAATGCTTTGAAACGATTAACGCCACGCGTGCTAGAGAATAAGTTGATACGATTCCAATCCTCTAAATAAGTTTCGCGGTCCTTTATGCCGAATACGTCAGCGGAGAACGGTCCGAAGAAACGTTCATGTTTGATGTCCATCGTGTCCATCGCACAACCGTCTGAGTCGACACACACCAAGAAATCTCTTTGTTTTTCAAAATTCTCAAATTTTTCTGTCATTAAGGTTCCTCCTTCATCTTTCGAAAGCGTTTCATAAAAAAATAGAAGAGCTCAATAGAAATCTTCATGTTATATGAAGCTATTTTCTATTAGGCTCCTCTCACTCACTTAATTAATTTCATGTTATACTCCGGAATAAGCGCTGAACCCACCGTCAATTGGCAGTACAACTCCGTTTACAAAGCTTGATGCTTTTTCATCAGCTAAGAACATCAATCCACCCAATAATTCGTCTGATTCACCAAAACGTCCCATTGGAGTGTTGTTAATGATTTTTTCACCACGAGGTTTTAGAGTCTTGTGGTCTTCTTCAAACATTAAATCAATATTTTGTTTTGAAACTAAGAACCCTGGTGCAATTGCGTTACAACGAATGCCAGCTTTAGAGAAATGAACTGCTAACCATTGTGTAAAGTTAGAAATTGCTGCTTTTGCTCCTGAATATGCTGGAATTTTTGTAAGTGGTGTGAAAGCATTCATACTTGAAATATTGATGATGTTTGCTCCTTCACGGCCTACCATGTCTTTAGCAAAAACTTGCGTTGGCAATAAAGTACCTAAGAAGTTTAAGTTAAATACAAATTCAACACCGCTTTGATCTAAATCAAAGAATGATTTTGTATCTTCTGGCATATTTGCTTCATGGAATTCGTTATCTGTTGTTGCGCGTGGGTTATTACCACCAGCACCATTTACTAAGATATCGACTGTTCCAAGGTCTGCAACAACACCTGCTTGTGCTGCTTCGATTGATTCTCTATCTAATACGTTACATCTGTATGCTTTCGCAACTCCACCTTCTGCAACGATTTCGTCAGCATATCCTTGAGCTGCTTCTTCGTTTAAGTCAAGTAATGCAACTTTTGCCCCTGCTTTTGAAAATGCTTTTGCAAATTCAGAACATAGAACGCCGCCGGCACCTGTAACGACTACTACTTTATCTGTAAAATCATGAACGAATGGGTTTGTCATTATAATGAACCTCTTCCTGTTGTTTATTCCTTTTAGAAATTGAAATCAAGTCCTGACCCTGCTTTTTTGTCAGCAAGGGTCAATACGGACTTGTTCTGCTTTCTTTATTTGTTTGCAGCTAGGTTTTTCTTAACAGCTTCTTCTAAACCATTTAGGTAAGTTGCACCTAGCGCACGGTCGTATAAACCGTAACCAGGTTTTCCTGTTTCTCCCCAGATCATACGACCGTGGTCAGGACGAATTGCGCCTTCAAAGCCAGCTTCCACACATGCTTTAACTACTTCGTACATATCAATTGAACCCATTTCAGATAAATGAGCAGATTCTTCGAATGAACGTCCGCCAACCAACTTGATGTTACGAGCATGCATAAAGTTTACACGTTTTTTCGCTAACATATCTTTCAAGATTTCAACTGCGTCATTTTTAGGATCAGATGCGTATGAACCTACACATAGCGTTACTCCGTTATATTCGCTGTCATACAATTTGATGAAACGATTTAATGCTTCGCCATTCGTAATGATACGAGGCAGTCCAAAGATTGAATATGGAGGATCATCCGGGTGAATCGCCATTTTTACGTTTGCTTTTTCAGCTACCGGTAAAATTTCTTTAATGAAGTATTCTAGGTTTTCCCATAGTTTTTCTTCATCAACTTCTTTGTACTCATCCATCAGAGCATTCATTTCTTCTGGCGTGTAGCTTTCATCCCAACCTGGAAGAGAAAGTGTACGTGGATCCATTTTATTAACTTCTTCTTCATCAAAAATCAAAGCATTTGAGCCATCTGGTAATTCGTATGCTAAATTTGAACGAGTCCAGTCAAAAATTGGCATGAAGTTGTAACATACTACAGGAATTCCAGCTTTACCTAAGTTGCGTAAAGTTTCTTTGTAAGCCTCGATATACTTATCACGGTCTGGGCGTCCAATTTTAATTGATTCGTGAACCGGAACAGATTCGATAACATTAATTTTCAAGCCTTTTTCTTCAACATCAGCTTTCAATTGTTCGATACGTTCCAACGGCCAAGCTTCCCCTACAGGAATATCGTAAATTGCTGTAACAATTCCTTCCATTCCTGGAATTTGACGAATATTATCTAGTGTAACTGGATCATCGTGTCCGTACCATCTGAATGACATTTCCATGTTAATAACACTTCCTTAATGTTTTTATTTTTTATTTATTAAAATTAAAGTATTCAACGGCGTTGTCATAACTAATGTTTTTGATTAGTTTTTCTAACAATGCATCATCATCAGGAATTTCACCACGTTCTACCAAATCCCCAATAAAGTCGCAAAGGATACGACGGAAGTACTCATGACGAGTATAGGAAATAAAACTTCTTGAGTCTGTC
Coding sequences:
- the uxuA gene encoding mannonate dehydratase; its protein translation is MEMSFRWYGHDDPVTLDNIRQIPGMEGIVTAIYDIPVGEAWPLERIEQLKADVEEKGLKINVIESVPVHESIKIGRPDRDKYIEAYKETLRNLGKAGIPVVCYNFMPIFDWTRSNLAYELPDGSNALIFDEEEVNKMDPRTLSLPGWDESYTPEEMNALMDEYKEVDEEKLWENLEYFIKEILPVAEKANVKMAIHPDDPPYSIFGLPRIITNGEALNRFIKLYDSEYNGVTLCVGSYASDPKNDAVEILKDMLAKKRVNFMHARNIKLVGGRSFEESAHLSEMGSIDMYEVVKACVEAGFEGAIRPDHGRMIWGETGKPGYGLYDRALGATYLNGLEEAVKKNLAANK
- a CDS encoding HAD family hydrolase — its product is MTEKFENFEKQRDFLVCVDSDGCAMDTMDIKHERFFGPFSADVFGIKDRETYLEDWNRINLFSSTRGVNRFKALVMALLNAQNRGEDLGDITALKNWAETASSLSNDALEQLIADSPSEDLEKTYDWSKRVNHAIETELVGEDRPFEGVKKGLAHITQLTDVAIVSSANKEAVESEWIRHDLLDSVDAFYAQDRGSKAEAIADLLTKGYDTKHVLMVGDAPGDEAAADENGVYYYPILFRKEKESWDRLVNEALPKFMNGEYAGEYQESLKKEFHDLLSKYD
- a CDS encoding AraC family transcriptional regulator, which produces MQGLDFHTHSEYEIFLFHGGNCRFLVGNQIYYLHPGDLLMMDGMTVHRAYVFGNEENYERSVIHFDAKWIEPLLADLQIDDLLKFFTENRNGLIRTFEKEDLVSIENMFLAMKKLDALDSSYKNEAKRKLALVQILLKIDSATVRVMDKAQNYEDERTKIAEEISSYVFEHYRESFTIEDVASTLNLSKSYLSHVFKEITGYTIMHYVMGYRLSQARYALLNDHSKSIKVIAFEHGFESDAHFSRFFKQNVGMTPSQYRKNNQYTNGKGAF
- a CDS encoding Gfo/Idh/MocA family protein, with amino-acid sequence MEKKLKFGIIGAGTQGSYYTKFIEDGMVPSMDLVAFCDIDPEKITSLKEKYPEKAIFSNYKEMIDSGEVEAIITTVPHYFHPEIAMYALGKGIHVLNEKPAGVYTKQVKELNEYAASKEDVTYAIMFNQRNNPLYQRIKEIVTNGEIGAIRRTNWIITTWYRPQAYYNQSEWRATWGAEGGGVLVNQAPHQLDLLQWIAGVPKSVYAKTTNGYQRDIAVEDEVTAVLDYGNGATGVFITCTHDLIGTDRLEIFGDKGKIIVEDSNKVTVKRLSMTEQEINAGVKAEGTSFTFPGGKTQRELVEEETFTTDSAWGAQHSGVLENFARHILHGEDLLAPGVEGINGVRLANAIHLSSWLDEEVSLENFDDDKYLELLNEKIKEEGKYETR
- a CDS encoding SDR family oxidoreductase, yielding MTNPFVHDFTDKVVVVTGAGGVLCSEFAKAFSKAGAKVALLDLNEEAAQGYADEIVAEGGVAKAYRCNVLDRESIEAAQAGVVADLGTVDILVNGAGGNNPRATTDNEFHEANMPEDTKSFFDLDQSGVEFVFNLNFLGTLLPTQVFAKDMVGREGANIINISSMNAFTPLTKIPAYSGAKAAISNFTQWLAVHFSKAGIRCNAIAPGFLVSKQNIDLMFEEDHKTLKPRGEKIINNTPMGRFGESDELLGGLMFLADEKASSFVNGVVLPIDGGFSAYSGV